A stretch of Streptomyces vietnamensis DNA encodes these proteins:
- a CDS encoding Ldh family oxidoreductase has product MTHVHDVQHPTAAGESAGSAAPAAPLLPAATAVALAETALTGAGLSAEDAGEVARALTETSLRGIDTHGLRLLPQYLDELADKIATARPEIRTVRDSGAAVMLDADGALGVVAGLAAARIAAERARSHGVAAVGVRNSNHFGAASVYSRYLAQEGLVGIVTTSAASRVAPFSGTEPLYGTNPLSFAAAVEGDEFALDMATSQVCFGEIKERRKQGRALDPGWATDAEGRPATDPEQAYALSPLGGYKGQGLAMVATLLGAVLTGSPADWELEHIGASTPGRSRGIGHLIVCLDPAAFTGRQDFEAGLAGMLDTTRGTRPGADAEQPVQVPGDPQRRIAAQRTELGIPLDPHTASAFAALAAEQGVAWPEVSA; this is encoded by the coding sequence ATGACCCACGTGCACGACGTGCAGCACCCCACGGCCGCCGGGGAATCCGCCGGCAGCGCGGCCCCGGCCGCGCCCCTGCTCCCGGCCGCCACGGCCGTGGCCCTGGCCGAGACGGCCCTGACCGGCGCCGGCCTGTCCGCCGAGGACGCCGGGGAGGTGGCGCGGGCCCTGACCGAGACGTCACTGCGCGGCATCGACACCCATGGCCTGCGGCTGCTGCCGCAGTACCTCGACGAGTTGGCCGACAAGATCGCCACCGCCCGTCCGGAGATCCGTACCGTCCGGGACAGCGGCGCGGCCGTGATGCTCGACGCCGACGGGGCGCTGGGCGTGGTGGCCGGCCTGGCCGCCGCCCGGATCGCAGCCGAGCGGGCCCGCAGCCACGGCGTGGCCGCGGTCGGCGTCCGCAACTCCAACCACTTCGGCGCGGCCTCCGTCTACAGCCGGTACCTGGCCCAGGAGGGCCTGGTCGGCATCGTCACCACCTCCGCCGCCTCGCGGGTCGCCCCCTTCTCCGGGACCGAACCGCTGTACGGCACCAACCCGTTGAGCTTCGCCGCCGCCGTCGAGGGCGACGAGTTCGCCCTCGACATGGCGACGAGCCAGGTCTGCTTCGGCGAGATCAAGGAGCGCCGCAAGCAAGGCCGGGCACTGGACCCCGGCTGGGCGACCGACGCCGAGGGCCGCCCGGCCACCGACCCCGAGCAGGCGTACGCGCTCTCGCCGCTGGGCGGCTACAAGGGGCAGGGCCTGGCCATGGTGGCCACCCTGCTCGGCGCGGTGCTGACCGGTTCGCCGGCCGACTGGGAACTGGAGCACATCGGCGCGTCCACCCCCGGCCGCAGCCGCGGCATCGGCCACCTGATCGTCTGCCTGGACCCGGCCGCCTTCACCGGCCGGCAGGACTTCGAGGCGGGGCTCGCCGGCATGCTCGACACCACCCGCGGCACCCGGCCCGGCGCCGATGCCGAGCAGCCCGTCCAGGTGCCCGGCGACCCGCAGCGGCGGATCGCCGCCCAGCGCACGGAGCTGGGCATTCCGCTGGATCCGCACACCGCTTCGGCCTTCGCGGCGCTCGCCGCGGAGCAGGGCGTGGCCTGGCCGGAGGTGTCGGCATGA
- a CDS encoding ATP-grasp domain-containing protein: protein MILVLLSPRNAGLPFAEWLREKSGRLLAVTAEGVDPGPGFAEVERVPDYTDDAAVLDAARRMAGRHAVTRVLALAEADVERAAALRAGLGLPGQLPESARAYRDKVLMKELAAEGGVAVPPFAAVASAADVEAFMAAHPGPVVVKPRGGSGSTGVAVLHDPARIPELADRLTAGDHEVEGYVTGRMCHVDALHVGGEPVVCVPSVYTDGGCLSHWTDSGNGSWTLPADDPLYERLVAETWKLVGALPAAPALFVHAEFFVTDAGGIVLCEIAGRVGGTPIPAMLEALLGLDPRHLWARIECGLPVDLDAVRAHAAAAPLVANFGLPPRDGRIVRLPAEAPDGTREFTVLARLGEDWGGARYAGRKSGDFIATWLVEAQDAGELLALLDKTGAAAEAAFGWEPAGAEPEGASR from the coding sequence ATGATCCTCGTCCTGCTCAGCCCGCGCAACGCGGGCCTGCCGTTCGCCGAGTGGCTGCGCGAGAAGTCGGGCCGACTGCTCGCCGTCACCGCGGAGGGCGTGGACCCCGGGCCCGGCTTCGCCGAGGTCGAACGGGTCCCGGACTACACCGACGACGCCGCCGTCCTCGACGCCGCCCGGCGGATGGCCGGCCGGCACGCCGTCACGCGCGTACTGGCCCTGGCCGAGGCGGACGTGGAGCGGGCCGCGGCGCTGCGCGCCGGACTCGGTCTGCCCGGCCAGCTCCCCGAAAGCGCCCGCGCGTACCGCGACAAGGTGCTGATGAAGGAGCTCGCGGCAGAGGGCGGGGTGGCGGTGCCGCCGTTCGCGGCGGTCGCCTCCGCGGCCGACGTCGAGGCGTTCATGGCCGCCCACCCGGGCCCGGTCGTGGTCAAGCCGCGCGGCGGATCCGGTTCCACCGGCGTCGCGGTGCTGCACGACCCGGCGCGGATCCCGGAGCTGGCCGACCGGTTGACCGCCGGGGACCACGAGGTCGAGGGGTACGTCACCGGTCGCATGTGTCATGTGGACGCGCTGCACGTCGGCGGGGAGCCGGTGGTGTGCGTGCCGTCCGTCTACACCGACGGCGGCTGCCTGTCGCACTGGACCGACTCCGGCAACGGCAGCTGGACGCTGCCCGCCGACGACCCGCTGTACGAGCGGCTGGTCGCGGAGACCTGGAAGCTGGTCGGTGCGCTGCCCGCCGCCCCCGCGCTCTTCGTGCACGCCGAGTTCTTCGTGACGGACGCCGGCGGGATCGTGCTCTGTGAGATCGCCGGCCGGGTGGGCGGCACCCCGATCCCGGCCATGCTGGAGGCCCTGCTCGGTCTTGACCCGCGGCACCTGTGGGCCAGGATCGAGTGCGGGCTGCCGGTGGACCTGGACGCCGTGCGCGCGCACGCCGCCGCCGCGCCGCTGGTGGCCAACTTCGGCCTGCCGCCGCGCGACGGTCGCATCGTCCGGCTGCCCGCCGAGGCGCCGGACGGGACACGGGAGTTCACCGTCCTCGCCCGACTCGGCGAGGACTGGGGCGGCGCCCGGTACGCGGGCCGCAAGTCCGGCGACTTCATCGCGACCTGGCTGGTCGAGGCGCAGGACGCCGGGGAACTGCTCGCCCTCCTCGACAAGACGGGCGCGGCGGCGGAAGCGGCGTTCGGCTGGGAACCGGCGGGCGCCGAGCCCGAGGGGGCGTCCCGGTGA
- a CDS encoding GNAT family N-acetyltransferase has product MSDLTAEVLHPDQRPTAAAFPALAAPAVFWEDDRWWRFTERTDLHEVRYLAVRESGELVALAPLLVTRDGGGLLFYDTPKMTGELNAFGAPELLAPAERARWDELGGSLAEARRGQYPSVALAVFGSHHGIVHATGRDTAGRARVLAELPRLLDEAAAELGCRSSSLLYATDEQAAVLGPAAEARGHVPAVLGAESVLRLDAPDWDAYLAGLASRKRRRAHRELGEYAEAGFRTVVREGPEALSDSVVDLQVALRAKYGLPGGRPRVQRDFDAIRETVGDSCLVLSAERDGETLGFVLYLRAGRALYGRTAGFDDDRARGVYFALTYHETIRWALAHDVREIWYGLAAYDAKKLRGCDLEARHGWFRFTGEGRAELDETVRLQGASERDRLLGLGQDSTTSQGD; this is encoded by the coding sequence GTGAGCGACCTGACCGCGGAGGTCCTGCACCCTGACCAGCGGCCCACCGCCGCCGCGTTCCCGGCCCTCGCCGCGCCCGCGGTGTTCTGGGAGGACGACCGCTGGTGGCGCTTCACCGAGCGCACCGACCTGCACGAGGTCCGCTACCTCGCCGTACGCGAGTCCGGCGAGCTGGTGGCCCTCGCCCCCCTGCTCGTCACCCGCGACGGCGGCGGGCTGCTCTTCTACGACACCCCGAAGATGACCGGCGAGCTCAACGCCTTCGGCGCCCCGGAGCTGCTGGCCCCGGCCGAGCGGGCACGCTGGGACGAGCTGGGCGGCAGCCTGGCCGAGGCCCGCCGCGGCCAGTACCCCTCCGTGGCACTGGCCGTGTTCGGCTCGCACCACGGCATCGTGCACGCCACCGGCCGCGACACGGCCGGCCGGGCGCGGGTCCTCGCCGAGCTGCCGCGCCTCCTGGACGAGGCCGCGGCCGAACTCGGCTGCCGCAGCAGCTCCCTGCTGTACGCCACCGACGAGCAGGCCGCTGTTCTCGGCCCGGCGGCGGAGGCCCGCGGCCACGTCCCGGCCGTGCTCGGCGCCGAGTCCGTCCTGCGGCTCGACGCGCCGGACTGGGACGCGTACCTGGCGGGCCTGGCCAGCCGCAAGCGCAGGCGTGCCCACCGGGAGCTGGGCGAGTACGCGGAGGCCGGCTTCCGCACCGTGGTCCGTGAGGGACCGGAGGCGCTCTCGGACTCGGTCGTCGACCTCCAGGTCGCCCTGCGCGCCAAGTACGGGCTGCCCGGCGGACGGCCCCGCGTCCAGCGGGACTTCGACGCCATCCGCGAGACGGTCGGCGACAGCTGCCTCGTGCTGAGCGCCGAACGCGACGGCGAGACCCTCGGCTTCGTCCTGTACCTGCGGGCCGGCCGGGCCCTGTACGGGCGGACGGCGGGCTTCGACGACGACCGGGCCAGGGGCGTCTACTTCGCCCTCACCTACCACGAGACGATCCGCTGGGCACTGGCCCACGACGTGCGCGAGATCTGGTACGGCCTCGCCGCTTACGACGCGAAGAAGCTGCGCGGCTGCGACCTCGAAGCGCGGCACGGCTGGTTCCGCTTCACCGGCGAGGGCCGCGCGGAGCTCGACGAGACCGTACGCCTGCAAGGGGCGAGCGAGCGCGACCGGCTGCTCGGCCTCGGGCAGGACAGCACCACCTCACAAGGAGACTGA
- a CDS encoding branched-chain amino acid transaminase translates to MPLTPTPFIWMDGELVPWDDAKVHVLTPSLHYGWGVYEGIRAYATDSGPAVFRLREHIARLRDSARVYLMELPWTDEELVSAVLELVRINGHESCYIRPIAYLGYGEMGVAPQLDAVKMSIAVWPWGSYLGDKAEAEGCRLIVSNWQRNSHQTVPPLAKATGAYVNSALAKVGALRAGYDDALMLTATGHVAEASAANLFLVRDGALVTPPVSDGVLPGITRDSVITMARDLGLQVTERSIPRSEVYIADEAFLTGTAAEIVPVASVDERPLGAGGVGPVTKQLRDLFRDVVGGRHDGYARWLERA, encoded by the coding sequence ATGCCACTGACCCCGACCCCCTTCATCTGGATGGACGGCGAGCTGGTCCCCTGGGACGACGCGAAGGTGCATGTGCTCACGCCGAGCCTGCACTACGGCTGGGGCGTCTACGAGGGCATCCGCGCCTACGCCACGGACTCGGGCCCGGCCGTGTTCCGGCTGCGCGAGCACATCGCGCGGCTGCGCGACTCGGCGCGCGTGTACCTGATGGAACTGCCCTGGACCGACGAAGAGCTGGTCTCCGCGGTGCTCGAACTGGTCCGGATCAACGGCCACGAATCCTGCTACATCCGCCCCATCGCCTACCTGGGTTACGGCGAGATGGGCGTCGCGCCGCAGCTGGACGCGGTGAAGATGTCGATCGCGGTGTGGCCCTGGGGCTCGTACCTCGGCGACAAGGCCGAGGCGGAGGGCTGCCGGCTGATCGTCAGCAACTGGCAGCGCAACTCCCACCAGACGGTGCCGCCGCTCGCCAAGGCCACCGGCGCCTACGTCAACAGCGCGCTCGCCAAGGTGGGCGCGCTGCGTGCCGGATACGACGACGCGCTGATGCTGACCGCGACCGGACACGTCGCGGAGGCCTCGGCCGCCAACCTGTTCCTGGTGCGCGACGGCGCCCTGGTCACGCCGCCGGTCAGCGACGGGGTCCTGCCGGGCATCACCCGTGACAGCGTCATCACCATGGCCCGCGACCTGGGCCTGCAGGTGACGGAGCGGAGCATCCCGCGCAGCGAGGTCTACATCGCGGACGAGGCGTTCCTGACCGGGACCGCCGCCGAGATCGTGCCGGTCGCCTCGGTGGACGAGCGCCCGCTGGGTGCGGGCGGCGTCGGCCCGGTGACCAAGCAGCTGCGCGACCTCTTCCGTGACGTGGTCGGTGGCCGGCACGACGGGTACGCGCGCTGGCTGGAGCGGGCGTGA
- a CDS encoding MFS transporter yields the protein MSGQPSGTKEEEQRAAGRIAGALLAILPKTPAGRRLAAGAAVDSVGSGMFLAASTLYFVTVVGLPAARVGLVLSVAAVAGLLSPVPLGRLADRVGPVRVYVALLTLRGLGYAGFALIDDFWPYAVLTCVLTALDRGCSPLQQVVVGIVEGGQNQTRTMASIRSVRNIGLTAGFLLAGAVLAIQERAAFVALFLANAATFWVIAAVVEQLRRRAAAVPPPAPAPQADAAEPQPTAVRSPFRDLRFMLFTVSNGVLSLHDSVLFVLLPLWLTTATDAPSSAVSVLLAVNTVLTVLLQVYVARFAETTAGALRLVPVALVPLLVSCAAFAGAEHVPVWPAAACAVLAVVLLTVGENLHSVAVWNLSYELSPAPARSRYLAAFSLGMTGQQIVGPVLMTGVLLPLGTAGWAVLAAVFALAAVVVRATGAPRATPAPALSSPSSSPSEVTP from the coding sequence ATGAGCGGGCAGCCGAGCGGCACGAAGGAGGAGGAGCAGCGCGCGGCCGGCCGGATCGCCGGCGCGCTGCTCGCCATCCTGCCCAAGACACCCGCGGGACGCCGGCTTGCGGCCGGCGCCGCGGTCGACTCGGTCGGCTCGGGCATGTTCCTGGCCGCCTCCACCCTGTACTTCGTCACGGTCGTCGGCCTGCCCGCCGCCCGGGTCGGCCTGGTGCTGTCCGTCGCCGCGGTGGCCGGGCTGCTCAGCCCCGTGCCGCTCGGCCGGCTGGCCGACCGAGTGGGTCCGGTACGGGTGTACGTCGCCCTGCTGACGCTGCGCGGCCTCGGCTACGCCGGATTCGCACTGATCGACGACTTCTGGCCGTACGCCGTGCTCACCTGCGTACTCACCGCTCTGGACCGTGGCTGCTCGCCCCTCCAGCAGGTGGTGGTGGGCATCGTCGAGGGCGGGCAGAACCAGACCCGGACGATGGCCTCCATCCGCTCGGTGCGCAACATCGGCCTGACCGCGGGCTTCCTGCTCGCGGGCGCGGTCCTCGCGATCCAGGAACGGGCGGCGTTCGTCGCGCTGTTCCTGGCGAACGCCGCGACCTTCTGGGTGATCGCCGCCGTGGTGGAGCAACTGCGCCGCCGGGCCGCGGCCGTGCCTCCGCCGGCCCCCGCACCGCAGGCGGATGCCGCCGAGCCTCAGCCCACAGCGGTCCGCAGCCCCTTCCGGGACCTGCGGTTCATGCTCTTCACCGTCTCCAACGGCGTGCTGTCACTGCACGACTCGGTGCTCTTCGTGCTCCTGCCGCTGTGGCTGACCACAGCCACCGACGCACCGTCCTCGGCGGTCTCGGTGCTGCTCGCGGTCAACACCGTGCTGACCGTGCTGCTCCAGGTGTACGTGGCCCGGTTCGCCGAGACCACCGCGGGCGCCCTGAGACTCGTACCCGTCGCCCTCGTCCCGCTGCTGGTCTCGTGCGCGGCGTTCGCCGGCGCCGAGCACGTCCCGGTGTGGCCCGCCGCGGCCTGTGCGGTACTCGCCGTGGTGCTGCTGACGGTGGGCGAGAACCTGCACTCGGTCGCCGTGTGGAACCTGTCGTACGAGCTGTCGCCCGCGCCGGCCCGGTCCCGCTACCTGGCCGCCTTCAGCCTGGGGATGACCGGCCAGCAGATCGTCGGCCCGGTCCTGATGACGGGCGTGCTGCTGCCGCTGGGCACGGCGGGCTGGGCCGTGCTCGCCGCGGTGTTCGCGCTGGCCGCCGTGGTGGTACGGGCCACCGGCGCGCCCCGCGCGACGCCCGCCCCGGCGCTCTCTTCCCCTTCCAGTTCTCCCAGCGAGGTGACCCCATGA
- a CDS encoding ATP-grasp domain-containing protein has product MTEHVLIVGGGREIPGLIRDAGGPDVVTTILCRMDFVPKIRKPGQHDRVLALRSDAPDAEWIALAAAVHERQPFTRVGTFGERDQDRAAAVAAALGLPCHSPQTIAYVHDKDAMRRRLAELGVDETPGGRVADVAELRAFLAQHGTPCVVKPVQGAGSFGVSVVRSAEEAEAAFARAAADFEVIPDAGVLVERFHEGPQFSVEAFSEDGEHEILAVTRKFSDPVGFVELGHVVPAELSPEQTDAVHGYVRRLLDALDITYGVTHTEVVLTAAGPRVIETHVRLAGDEIPYLVHDVTGVDLVDCVVRQTLGQPVLADIRKTLADPSVDRSPEAIWFAVPQARGTLARIGGLDEAAARPGVVAAEALLDAGDVLGDLDSSESRAAFVRARGADAAEAVERARQAVAALEFEVTVSGDGAAGGAGDWI; this is encoded by the coding sequence ATGACAGAACACGTACTGATCGTCGGCGGCGGCAGGGAAATCCCCGGCCTGATCCGCGACGCGGGCGGCCCGGACGTCGTCACGACCATCCTGTGCCGGATGGACTTCGTCCCCAAGATCCGCAAGCCCGGGCAGCACGACCGGGTGCTGGCCCTGCGCAGCGACGCCCCCGACGCGGAGTGGATCGCGCTGGCCGCCGCCGTCCACGAGAGGCAGCCCTTCACCCGCGTGGGCACCTTCGGCGAGCGGGACCAGGACCGGGCCGCGGCGGTCGCCGCGGCCCTGGGCCTGCCCTGTCACTCGCCGCAGACCATCGCGTATGTCCACGACAAGGACGCGATGCGCCGTCGGCTGGCCGAACTCGGCGTGGACGAGACCCCGGGCGGGCGGGTCGCCGACGTGGCCGAACTGCGGGCCTTCCTCGCGCAGCACGGCACTCCGTGCGTGGTCAAGCCGGTGCAGGGAGCGGGCAGCTTCGGCGTCTCCGTGGTCCGCAGCGCCGAGGAGGCGGAGGCGGCCTTCGCCCGCGCCGCGGCCGACTTCGAGGTCATCCCGGACGCGGGCGTGCTGGTGGAGCGCTTCCACGAGGGCCCGCAGTTCAGCGTCGAGGCCTTCTCCGAGGACGGCGAGCACGAGATCCTCGCCGTGACGCGGAAGTTCTCCGACCCGGTGGGCTTCGTCGAGCTCGGCCACGTCGTGCCCGCCGAACTGTCCCCCGAGCAGACCGACGCGGTGCACGGGTACGTGCGGCGGCTGCTCGATGCCCTCGACATCACGTACGGCGTCACCCACACCGAGGTCGTGCTGACGGCGGCCGGACCCCGGGTCATCGAGACCCACGTCCGACTCGCCGGCGACGAGATCCCGTACCTGGTTCACGACGTCACCGGAGTCGACCTGGTGGACTGCGTGGTGCGCCAGACGCTGGGACAGCCGGTCCTTGCGGACATCCGCAAGACGCTGGCCGACCCGTCGGTGGACCGCAGCCCGGAGGCGATCTGGTTCGCCGTCCCGCAGGCCCGCGGCACCCTCGCGCGGATCGGCGGCCTGGACGAAGCCGCCGCCCGGCCGGGCGTGGTGGCCGCCGAGGCCCTGCTCGACGCCGGCGACGTGCTGGGGGACCTGGACAGCTCGGAGTCCCGGGCGGCCTTCGTACGCGCCCGGGGTGCGGACGCGGCCGAGGCCGTGGAGCGCGCCCGGCAGGCCGTGGCGGCGCTGGAGTTCGAGGTCACGGTGTCCGGTGACGGTGCGGCCGGCGGCGCGGGGGACTGGATCTGA
- a CDS encoding alpha-hydroxy acid oxidase has translation MTVAQELSGSASAGIRASGELAELARKVLPRAAYEFYAAGSDEEISVGEAAAAWRGRRLLPRVLRDVSSVETGVDLLGTRLASPVLAGPTAFHRMAHDEGETATAAGVAAAGSLLVLSSRATRHPEDVAAVAGPWWYQVYWLRDAEITRRQVDRAVAAGARALVLTVDAPYVPPRATSGLPLPLPEDDELCRSVGIGTRLPGWEQDPSLGLDAIGRLHRMSGLPVLVKGVLRADDARACVAAGAAGLIVSNHGGRQLDRAVSSADALPAVAAAVGTEVPVLVDGGIRTGTDVLVALALGARAVLLGRPVVWSLALGGAAGVTTLLDSYRAQLATSMALAGCARLADIDGELLYGGP, from the coding sequence ATGACGGTGGCACAGGAACTCTCCGGCTCGGCGAGCGCCGGCATCCGCGCGTCGGGGGAGCTGGCCGAGCTGGCGCGCAAGGTCCTGCCGAGGGCCGCGTACGAGTTCTACGCCGCCGGGTCGGACGAGGAAATAAGCGTGGGCGAGGCGGCGGCCGCCTGGCGCGGCCGACGGCTGCTGCCACGGGTGCTTCGCGACGTCTCGTCCGTCGAAACGGGCGTCGACCTGCTGGGGACCAGGCTCGCGTCGCCGGTGCTCGCCGGCCCGACGGCCTTCCACCGCATGGCGCACGACGAGGGCGAGACGGCCACGGCGGCGGGCGTCGCCGCGGCCGGCTCGCTGCTCGTGCTCTCCTCCCGCGCGACCCGCCACCCGGAGGACGTCGCCGCGGTGGCCGGGCCCTGGTGGTACCAGGTGTACTGGCTGCGGGACGCGGAGATCACCCGCCGCCAGGTCGATCGGGCCGTCGCCGCCGGCGCGCGGGCCTTGGTGCTGACGGTCGACGCCCCGTACGTGCCGCCCCGGGCGACTTCGGGACTGCCGCTGCCCCTGCCCGAGGACGACGAGCTGTGCCGCTCGGTGGGCATCGGCACCCGGCTGCCCGGCTGGGAACAGGACCCTTCGCTGGGTCTGGACGCCATCGGCCGGCTGCACCGGATGTCCGGGCTGCCCGTCCTGGTCAAGGGGGTGTTGCGGGCCGACGACGCCAGGGCGTGCGTGGCCGCGGGCGCGGCCGGGTTGATCGTCTCCAACCACGGCGGCAGGCAGCTGGACCGCGCGGTCTCCTCCGCGGACGCCCTCCCCGCTGTCGCGGCGGCGGTGGGCACCGAGGTCCCGGTCCTCGTCGACGGCGGCATCCGCACCGGCACCGACGTGCTGGTGGCCCTCGCCCTGGGCGCCCGGGCCGTCCTGCTGGGCCGTCCCGTCGTCTGGTCCCTGGCCCTCGGCGGCGCCGCGGGCGTCACCACCCTCCTGGACTCGTACCGCGCCCAACTCGCCACGTCCATGGCCCTCGCCGGCTGCGCCCGGCTCGCGGACATCGACGGGGAGCTGCTGTACGGAGGGCCCTGA
- the glpR gene encoding gephyrin-like molybdotransferase receptor GlpR yields MSSSGLIYAVIVGAWAAYLVPMWLRRQDELNEARPTERFSTAIRLLSGRAGMERRYAKELKERDRTAQGPTPDVDPDAETEHLSSVDVRAFSAPAARTEARLELPEPDPEPAPSPAPARPAPGAAERARRGKVLARRRRVTTLLFAAFTLGAVVAAVGGVAFLWAPAVPALLLSAYIVHLRIQERRRFVYVMDRRRAEAAAARLRESRRPAPTPEPEADPTPAPAVSPQEADRRALVEQTDHAEWVDQQRERGPARGDSWDPVPVPLPTYVTAPVAPRATNGIDITDPETWSAARSSTAADPAPTPSPAPRQRTTPPRRGRDHGRTPLFDQYADDDRPRAANE; encoded by the coding sequence GTGAGCAGCAGCGGCCTCATCTACGCAGTCATCGTCGGGGCCTGGGCCGCCTACTTGGTGCCGATGTGGCTCCGCAGGCAGGACGAGCTGAACGAAGCCCGTCCGACGGAACGCTTCAGCACCGCCATCCGGCTGCTTTCCGGACGGGCGGGCATGGAGCGCCGGTACGCCAAGGAGCTCAAGGAGCGGGACCGTACGGCGCAGGGACCGACGCCCGACGTGGACCCGGACGCGGAGACCGAGCATCTGAGCTCGGTCGACGTCCGGGCCTTCTCCGCGCCCGCGGCCAGGACGGAAGCGCGCCTGGAACTCCCGGAACCCGATCCGGAACCGGCGCCGAGCCCCGCACCGGCCCGCCCCGCCCCGGGCGCCGCCGAGCGCGCCCGCCGCGGCAAGGTCCTCGCGCGGCGCCGCCGGGTCACCACGCTCCTCTTCGCCGCCTTCACCCTCGGGGCGGTCGTCGCGGCCGTCGGCGGCGTCGCCTTCCTGTGGGCCCCGGCGGTCCCCGCCCTGCTCCTCAGCGCGTACATCGTGCACCTGCGGATCCAGGAGCGACGGCGCTTCGTCTACGTGATGGACCGGCGCCGCGCCGAAGCGGCCGCCGCCCGGCTGCGCGAAAGCCGCCGCCCGGCCCCGACGCCGGAACCGGAGGCCGACCCGACCCCCGCCCCGGCGGTCTCCCCGCAGGAGGCGGACCGGCGCGCCCTGGTCGAGCAGACCGACCACGCCGAGTGGGTGGACCAGCAGCGCGAGCGCGGCCCGGCCCGCGGCGACAGCTGGGACCCGGTCCCGGTGCCGCTCCCCACGTACGTCACCGCCCCGGTCGCCCCGCGCGCCACGAACGGCATCGACATCACGGACCCGGAGACCTGGAGCGCGGCCCGCTCCTCCACGGCGGCCGACCCGGCCCCCACGCCGTCCCCGGCGCCCCGTCAGCGCACCACCCCGCCCCGCCGCGGCCGCGACCACGGCCGCACCCCGCTCTTCGACCAGTACGCGGACGACGACCGCCCCCGGGCGGCCAACGAATGA
- a CDS encoding GNAT family N-acetyltransferase has translation MISSWPAILVDGDVVLRPIRMRDQAAWREVNRRNREWLRPWEATVPPPPPGGPVAHRPTYRQMVRHLRSEANAGRMLPFVIEYKGRLVGQLTVAGITWGSMCSGHVGYWVDSEVAGRGVMPTAVALAVDHCFRVVGLHRMEVCIRPENGPSRRVVEKLGFREEGLRPRYLHIDGAWRDHLVFALTAEEVPEGLLRRWHHARMQ, from the coding sequence GTGATCTCGTCCTGGCCGGCGATCCTCGTCGACGGCGACGTGGTGCTCCGACCGATAAGGATGCGCGACCAGGCGGCCTGGCGCGAGGTGAACCGGCGCAACCGCGAGTGGCTGCGGCCCTGGGAGGCGACGGTTCCGCCGCCGCCTCCGGGCGGTCCGGTCGCCCACCGGCCGACGTACCGTCAGATGGTCCGCCATCTGCGCTCGGAGGCGAACGCCGGGCGGATGCTGCCGTTCGTGATCGAGTACAAGGGGCGGCTCGTCGGCCAGTTGACGGTGGCCGGGATCACCTGGGGCTCGATGTGCTCGGGGCACGTGGGGTACTGGGTGGACAGCGAGGTGGCCGGGCGCGGGGTGATGCCGACGGCGGTCGCGCTCGCCGTCGACCACTGCTTCCGCGTGGTGGGGCTGCACCGCATGGAGGTGTGCATCCGCCCGGAGAACGGTCCTTCGCGCCGGGTGGTGGAGAAGCTCGGTTTCCGCGAGGAGGGGCTGCGGCCCCGCTATCTCCACATCGACGGCGCGTGGCGGGACCATCTGGTGTTCGCGCTGACGGCGGAGGAGGTGCCGGAGGGGCTGCTTCGGCGCTGGCATCACGCAAGAATGCAATAA
- a CDS encoding MogA/MoaB family molybdenum cofactor biosynthesis protein produces MEPAPEEVPAAAYRALVVTASNRASAGVYEDKGGPLIAEGLTRMRFAVDGPQVVPDGAPVEAALRAGVAAGYDVIVTTGGTGISPTDETPEVTRRVLEREIPGIPEAIRAHGRAKVPTAALSRGLAGVAGGTLIVNLPGSPGGVRDGLAVLEPLLRHAVDQIRGGDHPRAS; encoded by the coding sequence GTGGAGCCCGCCCCCGAGGAGGTTCCGGCCGCGGCCTACCGCGCTCTCGTCGTCACGGCCTCCAACCGGGCTTCGGCCGGGGTGTACGAGGACAAGGGCGGTCCGCTGATCGCCGAGGGCCTGACCCGGATGCGCTTCGCCGTGGACGGCCCGCAGGTCGTTCCCGACGGGGCGCCCGTCGAGGCGGCCCTGCGCGCCGGGGTCGCCGCCGGGTACGACGTGATCGTCACCACCGGCGGTACGGGCATCTCGCCCACCGACGAGACGCCCGAGGTGACCCGCCGGGTCCTGGAGCGGGAGATCCCGGGCATCCCGGAGGCGATCCGCGCGCACGGCCGCGCGAAGGTCCCGACGGCGGCGCTCTCGCGCGGTCTGGCCGGGGTCGCGGGCGGCACGCTGATCGTGAACCTGCCGGGGTCCCCGGGCGGGGTGCGCGACGGGCTCGCCGTCCTGGAGCCGCTCCTGCGCCATGCCGTCGACCAGATCCGCGGCGGCGACCACCCGAGAGCGTCGTGA